The following coding sequences are from one Methanosarcina sp. WWM596 window:
- the cobT gene encoding nicotinate mononucleotide-dependent phosphoribosyltransferase CobT: MAWIEPEVTKKPKKPIFLCVLSSTKTAHIPKLSAAGKTAELTDYTPAGDAELMETGNIISVPVLPMTPPYDTPTPAIMTRSALKLTETPYYFINSGLIVTPDVPCIDLKAKPGEDIRQAIAVRDVQGIYERAKFLAKRLQNQTDHVIIGESIPGGTTTAMGVLTALGYNGNVSSSADENPLELKKQVVEEGMKASGLTFGCLKDDPMKAIACMGDPMMPAVVGLVAGFQDTEINVVLAGGTQMAAVYAIIKHLGFNTEKLSIATTRYVVEDKSAHFVELTKTLGVPVVYIADPGFGKSSLKGLHRYETGTIKEGAGAGGAMYLAGLFGVTQDEFRTEVENVCKLLKAGQ, from the coding sequence ATGGCCTGGATAGAACCGGAAGTAACGAAAAAGCCTAAAAAACCGATTTTTTTGTGCGTACTTTCCAGTACAAAGACAGCACATATCCCAAAGCTCTCAGCAGCAGGAAAAACGGCTGAACTTACGGATTATACGCCTGCAGGGGATGCAGAACTTATGGAAACAGGAAACATTATCAGTGTACCGGTGCTTCCCATGACTCCTCCTTATGACACCCCTACTCCTGCGATCATGACCCGTTCGGCGCTGAAGCTTACGGAAACTCCCTACTATTTCATAAATTCCGGTTTGATAGTTACTCCGGATGTCCCGTGCATTGATCTTAAAGCAAAGCCCGGAGAGGACATCCGGCAAGCAATTGCAGTAAGAGATGTGCAGGGCATTTACGAGCGGGCAAAATTCCTTGCCAAGAGGCTCCAAAACCAGACAGACCATGTAATAATCGGGGAAAGCATCCCCGGTGGCACAACGACAGCGATGGGAGTTTTAACAGCACTCGGATATAACGGGAACGTCAGCAGCAGCGCAGATGAAAACCCCCTTGAGCTAAAAAAACAGGTTGTTGAAGAAGGCATGAAGGCCTCAGGCCTGACATTTGGCTGCCTGAAAGATGACCCTATGAAAGCTATTGCCTGTATGGGAGACCCTATGATGCCTGCTGTTGTGGGTCTTGTTGCAGGTTTCCAGGACACAGAAATTAATGTTGTCCTCGCCGGCGGAACTCAGATGGCAGCAGTCTACGCTATTATCAAACACCTGGGCTTTAACACAGAAAAGCTCTCAATTGCAACAACTCGCTACGTAGTAGAGGATAAATCAGCACATTTTGTCGAGCTCACAAAAACCCTGGGCGTACCGGTAGTCTATATTGCAGACCCTGGTTTTGGAAAATCATCCCTAAAAGGGCTTCACAGGTACGAAACAGGCACAATCAAGGAAGGTGCAGGTGCCGGGGGTGCCATGTATCTTGCAGGCCTCTTTGGGGTTACTCAGGACGAATTCCGGACCGAAGTAGAAAACGTTTGCAAATTGCTCAAAGCCGGGCAGTGA